A DNA window from Coffea arabica cultivar ET-39 chromosome 6c, Coffea Arabica ET-39 HiFi, whole genome shotgun sequence contains the following coding sequences:
- the LOC113691866 gene encoding zeatin O-glucosyltransferase-like: MPKTGHSTAQNQIGSIQEEETHEVTVVMVPLLLQGHLNQLLHLSRLISSYNIPVHYVGTATHTRQAKVRVQGWDPLAISNIHFHDFPVPSYETPPPDPNAPTKFPVQLIPMLKASIKLREPVYALLQQLSSTTRRLVVIYDSVTPYVIQDVDLIPNAESYSFMSVSAFTAYAYSWEKIGKPRVLEPEILEALENLPSHASSLPQELKDFIKLQNESKPISSGGDLYNTCRFIEGPYLDLLAKASAADSHKQWAVGPFNPVEINEQKNTGQRHYCLEWLDKQGPNWVIFVCFGSNTSVSDEEATQIAIGLEKSGQKFIWILKDGDQGDVFKGEVRRVQLPGGFEERTEGRGIIMRDWAPQLEILGHSSTGGFMSHCGWNSCMESISMGVPVAAWPMHTDQYRNAILLEKVLKIGLSVRDWSRQDELETSMAVENAVRRLMDSAEGEEMRQRAKELSKAVKDSVMEGGTSRLEMDSFIAHIGR; the protein is encoded by the coding sequence ATGCCCAAAACTGGTCATTCTACTGCACAAAACCAAATTGGTAGCAttcaagaagaagaaacacATGAAGTAACTGTGGTTATGGTTCCCCTTCTTTTACAAGGTCATCTCAACCAGCTCCTCCATCTCTCCCGCCTCATCTCCTCCTACAATATACCCGTTCACTACGTTGGCACGGCCACTCACACCCGCCAGGCGAAGGTCCGAGTACAAGGTTGGGATCCTCTTGCCATTTCCAACATCCATTTCCACGATTTTCCTGTCCCTTCTTATGAAACTCCTCCTCCCGACCCAAACGCCCCGACAAAATTTCCCGTACAACTCATCCCAATGCTGAAAGCATCCATCAAACTCCGGGAGCCAGTTTACGCACTTCTGCAACAACTTTCTAGCACAACGAGAAGATTGGTGGTTATTTATGACTCCGTTACGCCATATGTCATCCAGGATGTTGATTTAATTCCCAATGCAGAGTCCTATAGCTTTATGAGCGTCTCAGCCTTCACCGCGTACGCATATTCTTGGGAAAAAATAGGGAAACCTAGAGTACTCGAGCCTGAAATACTTGAAGCACTCGAAAATCTTCCATCACATGCAAGTTCTTTACCTCAAGAGTTGAAAGATTTCATAAAATTGCAAAATGAATCCAAGCCAATTAGCTCTGGGGGCGATCTGTACAACACATGCAGGTTTATAGAGGGTCCATACCTTGATCTTCTTGCAAAAGCCAGTGCTGCCGATTCCCACAAGCAATGGGCTGTTGGTCCCTTCAACCCAGTTGAGATCAATGAGCAGAAAAACACGGGACAGAGACACTATTGCCTGGAGTGGCTAGACAAACAAGGCCCAAACTGGGTCATTTTTGTTTGCTTTGGTTCGAATACTTCAGTATCGGACGAGGAAGCCACGCAGATCGCGATTGGATTAGAGAAAAGCGGGCAAAAGTTCATATGGATACTGAAGGATGGAGATCAAGGAGATGTCTTCAAGGGAGAAGTTAGGAGAGTTCAGTTGCCCGGAGGATTCGAAGAAAGAACTGAAGGAAGAGGAATAATTATGAGGGATTGGGCACCCCAACTGGAGATTCTTGGACATTCATCAACAGGTGGATTCATGAGCCACTGCGGATGGAACTCGTGTATGGAGAGCATTAGCATGGGAGTGCCGGTGGCGGCATGGCCTATGCATACTGACCAGTACAGAAACGCAATACTACTGGAAAAGGTGCTGAAAATTGGTCTGTCGGTAAGGGATTGGTCTCGGCAAGACGAACTTGAGACATCCATGGCTGTTGAAAATGCTGTGAGAAGATTGATGGATTCAGCTGAAGGAGAAGAGATGAGGCAAAGGGCAAAAGAATTGAGCAAAGCAGTAAAGGATTCTGTTATGGAAGGCGGTACTAGTCGCTTGGAGATGGATTCTTTCATTGCTCATATTGGTCGGTAG
- the LOC113694096 gene encoding transcription initiation factor IIB-2 produces MADAYCSDCKKSTEVVFDHSAGDMVCSECGLVLESHSIDETSEWRTFANESGDNDPVRVGGPSNPLLTDGGLSTVISKPNGTTSDFLTSSLGRWQNRGSNPDRSLILAFKTIATMSERLGLVATIKDRANEIYKKVEDQKSSRGRNQDAILAACLYIACRQEDKPRTVKEICSVANGATKKEIGRAKEYIVKQLELEMGQSVEMGAIHAGDFMRRFGSYLGMTNQAVKAAQEAVQKSEEFDIRRSPISIAAAVIYIVTQLSDNKKPLKDVSVATGVAEGTIRNSFKDLHPHLPKIIPSWYAVEEDLKNLCSP; encoded by the exons ATGGCGGATGCGTATTGTTCGGACTGTAAGAAGAGTACGGAAGTGGTGTTCGACCATTCGGCCGGGGACATGGTTTGTTCGGAGTGCGGTTTGGTTTTGGAGTCCCACTCGATCGATGAGACTTCGGAGTGGAGAACTTTTGCGAATGAGTCAGGGGACAATGACCCGGTTCGAGTTGGCGGTCCCAGTAATCCGTTACTGACCGACGGCGGATTGTCCACCGTGATCTCCAAGCCCAATGGGACTACCAGTGATTTCTTGACTTCTTCACTTGGGCGGTGGCAGAATCGCGGCTCCAACCCTGACCGCTCTCTCATATTGGCCTTCAAAACCATCGCCACCATGTCTgagag GTTGGGCCTTGTTGCAACAATTAAG GATCGGGCTAATGAGATATACAAGAAGGTAGAAGATCAAAAGTCTAGTAGAGGGAGAAATCAGGATGCTATACTGGCTGCCTGCCTGTATATTGCTTGTAGACAAGAGGATAAGCCACGCACTGTAAAGG AAATTTGCTCTGTTGCCAATGGTGCAACAAAGAAGGAAATTGGCCGAGCAAAAGAATACATTGTGAAACAGCTGGAGCTTGAGATGGGTCAATCTGTGGAAATGGGAGCAATACATGCTGGGGATTTCATG AGACGGTTTGGTTCTTATCTTGGGATGACAAATCAAGCAGTTAAGGCTGCCCAGGAAGCTGTACAGAAATCAGAAGAATTTGACATAAG gAGGAGTCCCATATCTATTGCTGCTGCAGTTATATACATAGTCACGCAGCTTTCAGACAATAAGAAGCCCCTTAAAG ATGTTTCAGTTGCTACTGGAGTTGCAGAAGGCACAATCAGAAATTCTTTCAAAGATCTCCATCCCCATCTTCCAAAGATAATACCTAGTTGGTATGCCGTGGAAGAGGATCTTAAGAACCTCTGCAGCCCCTGA
- the LOC113693932 gene encoding transcription initiation factor IIB-2-like — translation MMADTFCTDCKRNTEVVFDHAAGDTVCSECGLVLESRSIDETSEWRTFADESGDHDPVRVGGPVNPLLGDSGLSTVISKGPNGSNGDSSLARLQNRGGDPDRAIVLAFKAITNMADRLSLVATIKDRASEIYKRLEDQKCTRGRNLDALVAACIYIACRQEGKARTVKEICSIANGATKKEIGRAKEFIVKQLKVEMGESMEMGTIHAGDYLRRFCSNLGMSNEEIKAVQETVQKSEEFDIRRSPISIAAAIIYMITQLSDSRKPLRDISIATTVAEGTIKNAYKDLFPHASKIIPEWYAKEKDLKSLANPKS, via the exons ATGATGGCGGATACGTTTTGTACGGATTGCAAGAGGAATACGGAGGTGGTATTCGACCACGCTGCGGGGGATACTGTGTGTTCCGAGTGTGGGTTAGTGTTGGAGTCGAGGTCTATCGATGAGACTTCTGAGTGGAGAACTTTTGCCGATGAATCGGGTGACCATGACCCGGTTCGTGTTGGAGGTCCGGTCAACCCTCTTCTTGGTGATTCGGGTCTTTCTACTGTGATTTCTAAGGGGCCTAATGGCTCCAATGGGGATTCGTCTCTTGCCCGGTTGCAGAATCGTGGGGGTGACCCTGATCGTGCTATTGTTTTGGCCTTTAAGGCCATTACTAATATGGCTGATAG gTTGAGCCTTGTAGCAACAATAAag GATCGAGCAAGTGAGATATATAAAAGGTTGGAGGATCAGAAGTGTACCCGGGGAAGAAATTTGGATGCATTAGTGGCTGCCTGCATTTACATTGCTTGTAGGCAAGAAGGCAAGGCACGCACTGTAAAAG AAATTTGCTCTATCGCCAATGGAGCTACAAAGAAGGAAATTGGCCGAGCAAAAGAGTTTATTGTTAAGCAATTGAAGGTTGAAATGGGTGAATCTATGGAGATGGGAACAATACATGCAGGAGACTATCTG AGACGTTTTTGTTCTAATCTTGGTATGAGTAATGAAGAAATTAAAGCTGTCCAGGAAACAGTTCAGAAGTCTGAAGAATTTGATATAAG GAGAAGCCCTATATCTATAGCTGCTGCAATAATTTACATGATAACGCAGCTCTCAGATTCAAGGAAGCCGTTGCGAG ATATTTCTATTGCTACTACAGTTGCTGAAGGGACAATCAAGAATGCCTACAAGGACCTCTTTCCCCATGCTTCGAAAATAATACCAGAGTGGTATGCCAAGGAAAAAGACCTCAAGAGCCTTGCGAATCCAAAATCCTAG
- the LOC113692567 gene encoding zeatin O-xylosyltransferase-like — protein sequence MAKLEVPGAKAGYDEKTDVVVVMVPLPAQGHLNQLLHLSRLISSYNIPVHFVGSATHNRQAKDRVHGWDPLAISDIRFHEFPLPSFPTPPPDPKAPTKLPTQLVPAFFATLHLREPACELVTKLSSTARRVVVIHDSLMCYVVQDMPSIPNAESYCFQSVSAFALYSYVWEAMGKPVLADGEPVNALLSTPESVFPEELAEFFKVQQEARKCNWGNLFNSSRLIDGEYLNLLAEIKFDETENNWAIGPFNPPVITEDQKSKKSHKCLEWLDKQAPKSVIFVSFGSTTSLSDEEVEQIAIGLERSGQKFMWVLRDADTGDVSIGEGRKAQLPEGYEERVDGRGFILREWAPQLEVLGHPSTGGFMSHCGWNSCVESISMGVPMAAWPMHSDQPRNAILVTKILKTGLIVGDLAHQDESFKAEVVEDAVKRLMNSTEGQEMRKRAEELSDALKQSVIKGSDNSTEMDTFIAHITR from the coding sequence ATGGCAAAACTTGAAGTGCCCGGGGCAAAAGCCGGCTATGACGAGAAAACAGATGTGGTGGTGGTTATGGTGCCCCTTCCAGCACAAGGGCATCTCAACCAGCTCCTTCACCTCTCCCGCCTCATCTCATCCTACAACATACCCGTGCACTTTGTTGGCTCGGCCACTCACAACCGCCAGGCTAAAGATCGAGTGCATGGATGGGATCCTCTAGCCATTTCCGATATCCGTTTCCATGAATTCCCACTACCTTCTTTTCCAACGCCTCCACCTGACCCCAAAGCCCCTACAAAGCTGCCCACACAGCTCGTCCCGGCCTTTTTCGCGACGTTGCATCTCCGTGAGCCTGCTTGTGAACTTGTAACCAAACTCTCGAGCACGGCAAGAAGAGTTGTAGTAATTCATGACTCTCTCATGTGTTATGTTGTCCAGGATATGCCATCCATCCCGAATGCCGAGTCTTACTGCTTTCAAAGTGTTTCGGCTTTTGCCCTCTACTCTTACGTCTGGGAAGCCATGGGAAAACCGGTCCTGGCCGATGGAGAACCAGTAAATGCCCTTTTATCCACTCCCGAAAGCGTCTTCCCAGAAGAGTTGGCAGAGTTCTTCAAGGTGCAACAAGAAGCAAGAAAGTGTAACTGGGGAAACCTGTTTAATTCATCCAGATTGATAGATGGTGAATATCTTAACCTTCTTGCGGAAATAAAGTTCGATGAAACAGAAAACAATTGGGCAATCGGTCCATTTAATCCTCCGGTGATAACTGAGGACCAGAAATCTAAAAAATCCCATAAATGCTTGGAATGGCTGGACAAACAAGCTCCAAAATCAGTGATATTCGTTTCATTCGGTTCAACAACTTCGTTATCGGATGAAGAAGTGGAACAGATCGCGATTGGATTGGAAAGAAGTGGACAGAAATTCATGTGGGTCCTAAGAGATGCAGATACAGGAGATGTTTCTATTGGAGAAGGTAGGAAAGCTCAACTGCCAGAAGGGTATGAAGAGAGAGTCGATGGAAGAGGATTTATACTGAGAGAATGGGCACCGCAGTTGGAAGTTCTTGGCCATCCGTCAACAGGTGGATTCATGAGCCATTGTGGATGGAATTCATGCGTGGAGAGCATTAGCATGGGGGTGCCTATGGCAGCCTGGCCTATGCATTCTGACCAGCCAAGAAATGCTATCCTGGTGACCAAGATTCTCAAAACAGGTCTAATAGTGGGGGATTTAGCCCATCAAGATGAATCTTTTAAAGCAGAAGTAGTTGAAGATGCTGTAAAAAGACTGATGAATTCGACTGAAGGACAAGAGATGAGGAAGAGGGCAGAAGAATTAAGTGATGCACTTAAGCAGTCAGTGATTAAGGGTAGTGATAATAGCACTGAGATGGATACTTTCATCGCTCACATTACTCGGTAG
- the LOC140008526 gene encoding xylan glycosyltransferase MUCI21-like, with product MVKNQRYHQLRKGEVVHVLVGDHDQQNSNDLLGLVCGQIQNKRTRSKPLYFICLSFLSCCLILAPQLLTCYPSSTFSLLYSLGFEEDQRPSPEADANAPICSAVPNGTICCDRSSIRSDICMMKGDLRTDSASSSIFLYTNNGFNDYVSPLSDDGNGNEILQHEKIKPYTRKWETSVMNNVAELDLIVKKGNSSTTQKKCDVRHDVPAVFFSTGGYTGNVYHDINDGILPLYITSQHFKKKVQFVILDYHDWWLTKYGDVVSRLSDYPVIIFSEEKRTHCFPEAIVGLRIHDELAIDPSAMGGNKTIVDFHNLLDRAYLPRIRGLIQAEEREAQLKMDKLALTPPGKQDLKKPKLAIISRKGSREIKNENLLVKMAEQIGFSVTVLRPDRTTELAKLYRVLNSSDVMVGVHGAAMTYFLFMRPGSVFIQVVPLGTDWAAESYYGEPAKKLGLRYVGYKILPRESSLYDKYDKNDVVLTDPDKATNMRWDLTKKIYLDHQNIKLNLPRFRKRLVRAYHYSIGKKNSENFHLDSQ from the exons ATGGTGAAAAACCAGAGGTATCATCAGTTGAGAAAAGGTGAAGTTGTGCATGTACTTGTTGGAGATCATGATCAACAAAACTCGAACGATCTTCTTGGTTTAGTCTGTGGTCAGATTCAGAACAAGAGGACAAGATCAAAACCTTTGTACTTTatttgtctttcttttctttcttgttgctTAATCTTGGCACCCCAGCTGCTCACCTGTTATCCTTCCTCGACTTTTTCTCTCCTAT ATTCATTGGGTTTCGAAGAAGATCAAAGACCTTCTCCTGAAGCGGATGCAAATGCTCCCATTTGTTCGGCTGTTCCCAATG GTACTATATGCTGTGATAGAAGCAGCATTCGGTCTGATATATGCATGATGAAAGGGGATTTGAGGACAGATTCTGCTTCCTCATCAATTTTCCTCTACACAAACAATGGCTTCAATGATTATGTATCACCGCTATCAGATGATGGTAATGGTAACGAGATACTGCAACATGAAAAGATCAAGCCGTATACTCGAAAATGGGAAACAAGTGTGATGAACAATGTTGCAGAACTAGACCTCATTGTCAAGAAGGGTAATTCAAGCACAACTCAAAAGAAATGTGATGTTAGGCATGATGTCCCTGCAGTTTTCTTCTCAACTGGGGGCTATACTGGGAATGTTTATCATGATATAAATGATGGGATTTTGCCTTTGTACATCACTTCTCAGCATTTCAAAAAGAAGGTTCAGTTTGTCATTCTTGACTATCATGATTGGTGGCTAACCAAGTACGGTGATGTGGTTTCGCGGCTCTCGGACTATCCAGTGATTATTTTTAGTGAAGAAAAAAGAACTCATTGCTTTCCTGAAGCAATAGTTGGGTTGAGAATCCACGATGAGCTCGCAATTGATCCTTCAGCGATGGGAGGAAACAAAACAATTGTTGATTTTCATAATCTTCTAGACCGAGCTTATTTGCCAAGAATCAGAGGACTGATTCAGGCTGAAGAACGCGAAGCTCAGTTGAAGATGGACAAACTTGCTTTGACACCACCAGGAAAACAAGACTTGAAGAAGCCAAAACTGGCCATCATATCCAGAAAAGGGTcaagagaaataaaaaatgagAATCTGCTGGTGAAAATGGCAGAACAAATTGGTTTCTCAGTGACGGTTTTGAGGCCTGATCGAACAACAGAACTCGCGAAATTGTATAGAGTTCTGAATTCAAGTGATGTCATGGTTGGAGTTCATGGTGCAGCCATGACTTATTTTCTGTTCATGAGGCCTGGTTCTGTTTTCATACAGGTCGTTCCTCTGGGAACGGATTGGGCAGCAGAATCTTACTATGGAGAACCGGCCAAAAAACTTGGCCTGAGGTACGTTGGATACAAAATCCTCCCAAGAGAAAGCTCGTTATATGacaagtatgacaaaaatgatgTTGTTCTAACTGATCCAGACAAAGCTACAAATATGCGTTGGGACCTAACCAAGAAAATCTATCTTGATCACCAAAATATCAAGCTGAACCTGCCCAGATTTCGAAAACGCTTGGTTCGAGCGTATCACTACTCCATTGGTAAAAAGAATAGTGAGAATTTTCATCTTGATTCTCAGTAA